TATTAGGAATTTTAATTATTGTAGATACCGATGAAGTATGTTAAGATACAATGATGTGTCTAATACATAAATCCATTGTATTTTTTTTCTAGACATATTATTATGGAAGTAGTAACAAATGATTCGGAAAAAAGAAATTAGAGGAAACCTTTAAATTACTATGTTTATGAGTATATTGTGGTGACAGATTACTACCAATACTTTGGAAAACGTCCGCCTCGTAATTCGTAGTATAAAACCTCTTTTTTGCGCATATACTGGCTACTATGTAATGTGCAAAAGGAGGAATCGATATGGATGGGTTCCAGTTGTCAATGATTCAAAAAGCGATTCATCGTACGTATGATGAACTCGGCAAAGAACTTGATTTTCAAAGTGTAGCAGCAGATGAAATTCAAAAGGCACAGGAAGAATATTTATCTGCGTTATCATATGAAACATTAATTGATAAGCGTTATTTAAAGTCATTAATAGAGTAAAAAAAGTTTTCCTTTACATAAAGGAAAACTTTTTTCACGCATTTCTATGTATTACAACAGGGGAAAGCAACTGCTATTTATAAGTAGCAGTTGCTATATCTTTTTATAGAAAAACTTTTTGGTTGGAGGCTAAGCATGTTTACTAAGAAGAGATTACCATTTGAAGTAGGGAAACAAGATAATTTTTATGATAAGTTGAATGAGTGGATTGGAGATGTATTTTACGATATCCTCCCAGAAAAAGGTTTTGAAGAGCGCGATGAACAAATTTTTATGGCGTTTCAATTAGAACGAGCGTTTCAAGAGAAGAAGGTTATGTTTGCTGAGGCTGGTGTTGGAACAGGGAAAACAATTGTATATCTTTTATATGCAATTTGTTATGCACGTTATACAGGAAAGCCGGCTATTATCGCTTGTGCAGATGAAACGCTAATTGAACAGCTTGTAAAAGAAGAAGGGGACATCGCGAAGTTATCAGAAGCGTTAGGGTTATCTGTTGATGTTAGACTTGCAAAATCAATGGATAATTATTTATGTTTACGTAAACTAGAAGATGTAATGAGTGGACGAGCTCCAGAAGTAATTGAAGATTTATATTATGAATTGCCGCAATTTGTATTTGATCACGGAACAATGCAAAATTTTACACCATATGGAGATCGTAAAGAGTTTCCGCTATTAAATGATGAAGAGTGGTCAAAAGTATCTTGGGATTATTTCCAAGATTGTTTCACATGTGAATCTCGCCATCGCTGCGGTCAAACGCTTTCTCGTGAACATTACCGTAAAGCAGCAGATTTAATTATTTGTTCTCAAGATTTCTATATGGACCACATTTGGACATATGATGCTCGTAAGCGTGAAGGACAGATGCCGCTTCTACCAGAAAGTAGCTGTGTCGTTTTTGATGAAGGACATTTGGTTGAATATGCAGCGCAAAAAGCACTAACGTATCGATTAAAGCAAACGATGATGGAACAATTATTAACAAGATTGTTGCAAAATGATATTCGTGAAGAATTTGCTCATTTAATAGAAGAAACAATTTGGCAGACAGAACGTTTCTTTGATGTTTTACAAGAGAATAAACAAGAAATTCCAGGGTCAGATCGTTTGGAAATTACGGTAACAGAAAAAGTGACTACAGAAGCAAAACGATTATATGCCAAAATTGCTGAAGTCGGCGATGCATTGGTATTTGAAAGTGAAATGTATACAGTCAACACATATGATTTAAATATTGTTGACGAGCATTTAGATGTACTGGAACATTCACTTCGTCTTTTCATGCATGAAAAAAATGCGATTACGTGGGGAGAAGAAGGGGATGGAACATTTACATTAGTTATTATGCCACGTGCAGTAGAAGAAGTATTACAAGAGAAAGTATTCTCTAAAAAAATCCCGTATATTTTCTCTTCTGCTACATTATCTGAAAATGGTTCATTTGCATTTACCGCAAATAGTCTCGGCATAAAAGATTATCTATCGTTCTCGGTTGCTTCTCCATTTGATTATGAAGAACAAATGAAAGTGTATTTACCATCCTATAATGAAGAAAATGCATGGGAAAGAAAGTGTCAATATATACTTGAAAATATTCAAAAAACCAATGGACGTACACTTGTATTGTTCCGAACAACTGAGGAGCTTGCTGTCCTTAAAGAATACGTAAGCAAAGAACAAATGTCTATTCCGTTCTTATATGAGGGAGATCAAGAAATTAGTCAGCTCGTTTCACGTTTCCAAAATGAAGAAGAGACTGTCCTTTGTGCTGTTCATTTATGGGAAGGGTTAGATATTCCTGGTTCATCATTATCACATGTCATTATTTGGTCGCTTCCATTCCCTCCAAATGACCCTGTGTTTGAAGCGAAACGAAAACATGTAAATGATTCATTTTGGAACGTAGATGTACCATATATGATTTTACGACTTCGTCAAGGAATTGGACGCTTAATTCGTACAAGTGAGGACAAAGGAGCGATTTCGTTATTCTTGTCTGAAAATGAGAATGAAAAGGTTGTCGAAGCTGTAAAGAAAGTACTGCCAGTAGAAGGAATAATGATCTAACGAAAAAAGCTTGGTCAATGCCAAGCTTTTTTCTATAGGGAGAAAAGGAATTTATCTATTTATGTCGAAATAAAGGGGAGATAGAAAAAGGAGGGAATGAGATATGAAAATCGCTACACATGAATTAGAAAAAGAATTTTTAGCATATGTGAAAAAGATAAATAATTATGGCGAAGCACTTAATTTAATATTTTGGGACTTGCGTACAGGTGCTCCAAAACAAGGGGTAGATCAGCGCTCTGAAGTCATCGGAATGCTTTCGTCAGAAGTCTTTTCTTTATCAACTTCTGATGAGATGGAGAGATATTTAACAGTATTAGAACAACGAATTGCAGAGAATACAATTTCCGAAACAACGAAAAAAATTGTAGAAGAGTGTCGCAAAAAGTATGACCAAAATAAAAAAATTCCACAAGCTGAGTATGAAGAGTTTGTAAAATTACAAGCAAAATCAGAAAGTGTTTGGGGGGAAGCACGTGAAAAGTCTGATTTTGAAATGTTCAGACCATATTTAGAAAAAATTGTTGCATATAAGAAGAAATTTATTACATATTGGGGTTATGATACGTATAAATATAATACGTTGTTAGATATGTATGAACCGGGTGTAACAGTAGAAATATTAGACCATGTATTTGGACAATTACGTGAGCGAATTGTACCGCTTGTGAAAGACATTTCAGCGTCTCATAAAACATTAAAAACAGATGTATTATTTAAGCATTTTCCAAAGGAGCAACAAAAGAATTTTACTTTAGAAGTATTAAAACAATTAAATTATAACTTTGAAGCTGGGCGTTTAGATGAAACGATTCATCCATTTGAAATTACATTAAATAGAGGCGATGTTCGCATTACGACTCGTTATGATGAGAATGACTTCCGAACGGCTGTGTTTGGAACAATTCATGAATGTGGGCATGCTGTATATGAACAAAATATTTCCGAGGATTTAGAAGGAACACCGCTTTGCAGTGGTACTTCAATGGGGATTCATGAATCACAATCGCTATTTTTTGAAAACTTTATTGGGCGTCATAAATCTTTCTGGAAGAACAATTATGAATTATTGAAGCAATTTAGTGAGGGACAATTTGAAAATGTGTCAGTAGATGAATTTTATGATGCAATCAATGAATCAAAGCCTTCCTTTATCCGCATTGAGGCAGATGAATTAACGTATCCATTACATATTATGGTTCGCTATGAGTTAGAAAAAGAATTATTTGACGGAACGTTGGAAGTAAAAGATTTACCAAAAGCATGGAATGATAAAATGGAGAGTTATTTAGGCATTCGTCCAGAAACAGATGTACAAGGAGTATTGCAAGATATCCATTGGGCAGATGGATCGTTTGGCTATTTCCCATCTTATGCACTTGGTTACATGTACGCCGCACAATTTAAACATAAGATGTTAGAAGATATTCCGAACTTCGATGCATTATTAGAAGAAGGGAATATCACACCAATTCGCGAATGGCTGACAAAAAATATTCACCAATATGGTAAAATGAAAAAACCATTACAAATATTAGAGGATGTAACTGGTGAGGGGCTAAATGCGAATTATTTAGCGGACTATTTAGAAACAAAATATAAAGAGATTTATGAACTAAAAAAATGAAGAACCTAAAGGGACTGCTTTGAAAACATAACAAGTATTTTATCAAAATATTGAGAGTGAAAAGGAGACTATCACCTGTATAGAGTAGGTGACAGCCTCCTTTTTATTATAAAGTGGTCTCCTTTTAGGTGGTCTCTTTTTACAAATTTGGGTCTTTGTTTCTATTTATTCGTAGTGGCGATGTGCCGAATCACTGATATACCATGATTTTGTGTTTATCCCGCTATTTGAGGGCAGTAAGGCTCCCATCTCAAGATTCAGAGAGAAGCAAGGAAGATAGGTGGGAGGAGGGCTACCCGTAACAGCTCGATTGGTGAAGGCTCATAATCAGCGGGGGATGAAGAACCCCCCACTGATTAAAGTTTCCCTTTATGTTACAAGAAATAAATATGTGTGACTCAAAAAGAATTTTTTATAAATATAGAGGGAGGTGAAAGGGTTTTAAAAGTCGAACAAAAAAGATATTTCGATAATATTTGTACGTGTTTTTCTTAGAAATGCTTTTCAAAGTAAAAAAAGTGCGTTATAATCCATCTATAAATAAATAAGTTAGCTACACTCATATAATCGCAGGAATAAGGCCTGCAAGTTTCTACCGAAGTACCGTAAATACTTCGACTATGAGTGAGGACGAATAGATTTGCTTGTTTCGTATTCTTTTTTTCGCGAAGCTCCAAAAGCGCGTCTCTCACTTGTAACGAGTGGTGGCTGCTTTTGGGGTTTTTTATTTGCATAAGAGGAGGAACAAATATGAAAGTATTACAAGAAAAGATTTTAAGTGAAGGAAAAGTTTTATCTGGTGATGTATTGAAGGTAGATGCATTTTTAAATCATCAAATTGATCCAGTACTTATGCAAGAAATCGGAAAAGAGTTTGCAAAACGTTTTCAAGAAGAGAAAATTACAAAAATCGTGACGATTGAATCTTCTGGGATTGCACCAGCGGTTATGGCGGCTTTAGAACTTGGGGTAAAAGTAATCTTTGCAAGAAAGCGTAAATCGTTAACGTTACAAGAGAATATGTATGTTGCAAACGTATATTCATTTACAAAACAAGAAACAAATGAGATCTCACTATCTAAAAAACATATTCATGAAGACGATCGAGTGTTAATTATTGATGACTTTTTAGCAAATGGGCAAGCGGCTTTAGGGCTCATGAGCTTAGTAGAGCAAGCTGGAGCGAGCGTTTCGGGAATTGGGATCGTAATTGAAAAAGCATTTCAAGATGGAGGGAAGAAACTGCGTGAGAGAGGCGTTCGCGTAGAATCATTGGCAGAAATTGCATCGCTTGAAGATGGTACGGTTACCTTTGTTCAACATGAAACTGCGGAGGTGAGATAGCAATGAAGCAACATCCATTTAAAATTGCTTCTCTCGGTATGCAACATATGCTTGCGATGTACGCTGGGGCTATTATTGTTCCACTTATTGTTGGCGGAGGACTTGGACTAAGTCAGAAAGAATTAACTTATTTAGTTTCTATTGACTTATTAATGTGCGGCGTTGCTACAATCTTACAAGCATTATCAAATCGTTTTTTTGGAATTGGTCTCCCGGTTGTACTTGGATGTACATTTACAGCGGTTGGACCGATGATTGCAATCGGTAAGCAGTATGGTGTTTCTTCTATATATGGAGCAATTATTGCTGCTGGATTGTTCGTTGTTATTTTTGCGAAACTATTTGGCAAACTAGTAAAGTTATTTCCACCTGTTGTAACAGGTTCTGTTGTTACGGTAATTGGGGTTACGTTAGTTCCAGCAGCCATTAATGATATGGCTGGTGGTGCAGGGAGTAAAGACTTTGGAAGTTTGGAAAATTTAGCGTTAGCATTTGGTGTGCTACTATTTATCGTTATTATGTATCGTTTCTTTGATGGATTTATTCGTTCCATTTCTATTTTACTTGGTCTTTTATTTGGAACGATTATGGCAGCTTTAATGGGGAAAGTAAGCCTGCAGGCTGTTTGGGAAGCGGATTGGTTTCATGGAATACAGCCTTTTTATTTCGGAACACCTACATTTGCATTCACTCCAATGATTACGATGATTCTCGTTGCTTGCGTAGGGATAGTGGAAGCAACTGGGGTATATTTTGCTTTATCTGATATATGTAATAAAAAGATTGGCGAAAAAGATTTAACAAAAGGGTATCGTGCTGAAGGATTGGCGATGATTTTAGGTGGAATCTTTAATGCCTTTCCGTATACGACTTACTCACAAAACGTCGGTCTTGTGCAATTAACAGGTGTGCGAAATCGCATCATCATTTATGTATGTGGTGGTATGTTAATTGTGCTCGGATTTATCCCTAAAATTGCAGCCATTACAACGATTATTCCAAAGCCAGTGCTTGGCGGTGCAATGCTCGCAATGTTTGGGATGGTGATGGCATATGGAATTAAAATGTTAAGCAATGTTGATTTTGGAAAACAAGAAAACTTACTTATCGTGGCATGTTCTGTTGGAATTGGCCTTGGCGTAACAGTCGTTCCAACGTTATTCTCACAATTTCCAGAAAGTATTCGTATTTTAACAGACAATGGTATTGTACTTGGAAGTGCTTCAGCGGTTATTTTAAATATTGTATTTCATATGATTCCGGAGCGCAGAGCGAAAACAAAAGAAGAGCAAGTTTCAATGAAAAGTGCTGTCACAGAAATGTAAATCAACAAAAGCAAGGTTCTCATGAAGAGACCTTGCTTTTGTTTTTTAAAGGCATCATTTTTCCATACGTACCAAGGCGCCAAATGTATTCAAGTGGGCCATACTGATAGTGAGAGAGCCACCAGCGGCTAATAAAGATTTGTAGTGCATAAAAACTAATACAAAATAGCGGGCCTATCCATAATGGAACCGGCAAATCATTTTTGAAAAATAGACCGAACACAATCAATGTAATTGCTGTGTGTGAAATGTAGCTTGTTAGTGCCATTCGTCCTACATATTGGAAAGGCTGTAATAATTTTTGCCATTGTTCCTTTTGTAATAAACGCATAAGTGTGAGGATATAAAAAATAAATAAGGTTTTCCCACTAAACATTGTAAAACCACTCATGTAGATTGGTTCATAAGGCTGTTTTGTTACAAAGTAACGAATCATAAAGAACCACATCGGAAGTGTTAAGATAAACATAATGATTTGCCACTTTTTTAGTTTGGAATCTAATTCTTTTGCTTGGCGGAAAATGTCTTTTTTGCCAGCGTATAAGCCGAGTAAGAATAAACCAACTGTTTCGGGAAGCATTGAAATGTTTAAACCAATGGATTCAGAATAAAAGGCATGAAAGCGATCTTGCACTTGTATGCTCCAATTTTCTAATGGCATAATGGGTAGAGAAGACGCTAGTTCTTCTATTGGTATAAAAGCAATCATGATGCTAGCTAATAACATAAACAGTTGGAAAAGACCTAATAGAATCAATGAACATACTAAAATGGTATGTGGTTGTCTTTTGTAAAATAATAATAAGAAAAACCCCGCAATTGCATAACTATGTAAAATATCACCATCCCATAAAAGGACGTAATGCAAGAAGCCGAATAATAATAAAATGAGAAGTCGACGAACGAATAATGTTTTTGGATGATCTGTTTTCGCTTCAGCGCGCTGCATAAAAATGAAAAAGCCTAATCCGAATAAAAATGAAAAAATAGTATAAAATTTTGTTTGAATAAACATGTCATAAAATAGGCGAATATAGCTGTCTATTCCTTCATAACTTCCTGTAATGTCACGAGAATCAACACCAGCAATAACGGGCCAGTTCACAAGAAAAATACCAAGTACAGCGATTCCTCTTATGATATCGATAGAATGAATCCTCTCACCTTGCGAAAGATTTTGTTCCATTATTCTCCTCCTTATCAAGTAAATCCCTTTTATTATACAAAATAGACAGGAAAGGGCATAGCGGGAATTTCCAATTATTGAAGCTATTAAGATGCGCTTGATGAGATATAATAAAGATGCACAACAAATTTTTTCACTCCTTTAAAACAGGTGGTCAAAGCCCCTTGGAAGAAAGGGGCTTTCTTTTTTAGAAATGTATTGATAATGATTCTCTTTAATGATAAAATGTATTCAAAAGTGATAATCATTATCAAAAAAGGTTGGTGTGCGAAATGATATATGCATTTGTTGCAGGCACAGTTGCTATGTATATTGGCATAACAAAGTATGTGTTAAATGGAGTCGGAGCAACAAAATGAAAAAGTTAACATAAAATCCCTTTCATCCTATAAAAAGAATGAAAGGGATTTTTTTATTTTTAATGAGAATATGCTGAAAATTTAGTATGATAATAAGGTATATACATCTTGGAATAAAGGGGAACAAGGGGATGACAAACATAGTACAGACAAACAGTATGAAAAAACTTGTTTGTTTTTATGAAGAATGGCAAAAGCATGGGGATACAGAAAATAGCTTGAAGTTGTTTGAAGTAATTCAAAAATATAAAGAAGAGCAGTTGATGATTGCTTTTTGTGGGCATTTTTCTGCTGGAAAATCGACGATGATGAATTACTTGTACAAAGCACAGTTATTGCCAACAAGTCCAATTCCAACTAGCGCAAATGTCGTTAAAATTGAAAAGGGACTGGATCGAGTTATTGTTACATTAAAATCAGGGGAGCATTATGAATATAGTGGTGTATATTCAGCAGAAGAGTTAAAACAGCTCTGTAAAAATGGGGATGAAATTATCGGTGTACATATTTACCGAAATGATGCACCGATTCCTGATGGTGTTATGCTTGTTGATACTCCTGGAATTGATTCAACAGATGATGCGCATCAACTAGCGACCGAATCTACACTGCATCTTGCGGATGTTATTTTTTATATGATGGATTATAATCATGTGCAGTCTGAAGTGAACTTACAATTTGTGAAAGAGCTAAAGCAGCGCAACAAAACGGTGTATCTTGTTGTGAATCAAATTGATAAGCATAAAGAAAATGAATTGTCATTTGCAGAGTATAAGCAAAGCGTGAAACAATCATTTTTAAATTGGGATATTCAAGTAGATGGTATCTTTTACACTTCATTGCGAATGATGAACCATCCGCATAATGAAATTCAAAGTTTAGAGCGTTTACTATTTTCTATTATGAAAGAGCGCGACCAACATGTGAAACAAGGGATGGAAAGAGAAACAGAATATTTATTACAAGAGTACCTTTCTGCTATTCTTGCTGAAAATGAAAAGCAACTTCAACCTTTTGAAAAAGAATTAGCTTCGCCGTTATCTCTTTCAGAAGTGAAAGAAAAGAAGGAAATGCTTCTTGAAAAGAAACAGCGCGCAATTCATAAAGAATCCGATGTAAGAAATGAATTTATAAAAGGCTTACAAGGAATATTGGATAATGCGTATTTAATGCCGTTTGAAATGAGAGAATTAGCAAATCAATATTTAGAAACAAAGTTAACGAAATTTAAAGTGGGTTTCCTATTTGCAAAAGGAAAAACAGAGCAAGAGAAACAAAGGCGATTGGAAGCATTTTATTCTGCTCTGAAAAAGACTGTGGAAACACAAATTGATTTTCACGTGAAAGAATTTATCGTCTCTTTCTTAAAAGAAAAGGGGTTATTTACAGAAAATACAGGGAAATCCGTATATGAATTGGAAATTGATTTTTCTCCTGCATTGTTAGCAGAAACGATTAAGCAAGGAGCTGGTTTTACAGGGGATTATTTACTTCTTTATACAGAAGATGTCGCAAATGAGCTTAAGAAAAGATATTTTGCGAAAGCGCGGCAAATTTTAGAGAGCAGTACGAGTATATTGAAAGAAAAGATCAAAGAAGAAATGGTTCATCTTGATGAAGAACTGGAGCAATATACCGTATTACAAACTGCAAAAGAAACGAAATTACAATATGCGGCAGCATATGATAAATACGAGAACTACTTACAGGACATTTGGAGAGAGCGCATCCCTGTGCCAGATGGGTTACAAATAGAAGAAATATTGCAAGGGAAGAAGTTAGTTGTAAATGAGAAGTTCACATTACAAGAACAAGAAGTGAAAACGGAAAGACTTTCTTATACTGAGGAAGAAAGAAAGAGCGAAGCAAAATTAAATATTCCTCGCATATTAGAGCGGGTAAAAGATGCAGAAAAGATAATAGAGTCACTTCCTACTTTGCAGCATTTATATCAAGAGGTGCTTGAAAAAAGAAAGCGTGTGGAAACAAAGCAGTTTACCGTTGCCCTTTTTGGAGCATTTAGTGCAGGGAAATCTTCATTTGCCAATGCGTTGCTTGGCGAAAACGTACTTCCGGTATCACCAAATCCAACAACGGCGACGATTAATCAAATTTTACCGGTTACAAAGGAGAAACCTCATGGTACGGTAGTTGTTCAGTTTAAATCAAAACAGGCATTATTAGAAGATATGAAAGCTGTTTATAAACTGTTTCATTATGAAATATCTACTTTGGAAGAAGCGCTGTCACAAATAGAGACAATTATTCAGTATCCATCACCAAGTGGAAAGCAGAAAACAACATTTAGTTTCTTGCGGGCAGTACAAAGAGGATATAGGGCGGTTTTCAATCAGTTAGGAGAGCAAGTGCAAGTAACAGTAGCTGAATTTGCTGATTATGTCGCGAATGAAGAAAAGTCATGTTTTGTGGAATATATGGAGCTTTATTACGACTGTGCGTTAACAAGACAAGGGGTGGCTTTAGTTGATACGCCAGGAGCAGATTCAATTAATGCTCGCCATACAGATGTGGCATTCCAATATATTAAAAATGCAGATGCGATTTTATTTGTAACATACTATAATCATGTGTTCTCAAGAGCAGATCGGGAGTTTCTCATTCAGCTTGGTCGCGTCAAAGATACATTTGCCCTTGATAAAATGTTCTTTTTAATCAATGCTGCAGATTTAGCACAATCTGAAGAAGAGCTTGAAA
The window above is part of the Bacillus cytotoxicus NVH 391-98 genome. Proteins encoded here:
- a CDS encoding dynamin family protein — encoded protein: MTNIVQTNSMKKLVCFYEEWQKHGDTENSLKLFEVIQKYKEEQLMIAFCGHFSAGKSTMMNYLYKAQLLPTSPIPTSANVVKIEKGLDRVIVTLKSGEHYEYSGVYSAEELKQLCKNGDEIIGVHIYRNDAPIPDGVMLVDTPGIDSTDDAHQLATESTLHLADVIFYMMDYNHVQSEVNLQFVKELKQRNKTVYLVVNQIDKHKENELSFAEYKQSVKQSFLNWDIQVDGIFYTSLRMMNHPHNEIQSLERLLFSIMKERDQHVKQGMERETEYLLQEYLSAILAENEKQLQPFEKELASPLSLSEVKEKKEMLLEKKQRAIHKESDVRNEFIKGLQGILDNAYLMPFEMRELANQYLETKLTKFKVGFLFAKGKTEQEKQRRLEAFYSALKKTVETQIDFHVKEFIVSFLKEKGLFTENTGKSVYELEIDFSPALLAETIKQGAGFTGDYLLLYTEDVANELKKRYFAKARQILESSTSILKEKIKEEMVHLDEELEQYTVLQTAKETKLQYAAAYDKYENYLQDIWRERIPVPDGLQIEEILQGKKLVVNEKFTLQEQEVKTERLSYTEEERKSEAKLNIPRILERVKDAEKIIESLPTLQHLYQEVLEKRKRVETKQFTVALFGAFSAGKSSFANALLGENVLPVSPNPTTATINQILPVTKEKPHGTVVVQFKSKQALLEDMKAVYKLFHYEISTLEEALSQIETIIQYPSPSGKQKTTFSFLRAVQRGYRAVFNQLGEQVQVTVAEFADYVANEEKSCFVEYMELYYDCALTRQGVALVDTPGADSINARHTDVAFQYIKNADAILFVTYYNHVFSRADREFLIQLGRVKDTFALDKMFFLINAADLAQSEEELEMVKGYIAEQLLQYGIRNPRLFAISSLCALKEKQGDVIAKEQYGVLQDSGISKFEESFTSFMMHDLMLVSIHSLYRALQSADQLLTNMIQGAKQGNNEKEKQIKKYEAERARLLHMISSYSVLAEEQAMKNEVKELLYYVQQRLFLRYNDVFTEFINPAALRTDGSVKVKLQECLMELVAFIQHDVLQEMRATSLRLEKWIDEAIGRARDEIVMTCQKENEFISMSEVAEYEYQVIAHQEPFPSIEMKHFKKALSHFKNEKSFFEKNDKAAMQSDTKEALEPFVSQYVADEEKLFVDHYKQEWERKWNLSQNVMQEDVKQYYASLLFALAETIDVSLYETSKEQLQEQLIAIEKEIHIL
- the pbuX gene encoding xanthine permease PbuX, whose amino-acid sequence is MKQHPFKIASLGMQHMLAMYAGAIIVPLIVGGGLGLSQKELTYLVSIDLLMCGVATILQALSNRFFGIGLPVVLGCTFTAVGPMIAIGKQYGVSSIYGAIIAAGLFVVIFAKLFGKLVKLFPPVVTGSVVTVIGVTLVPAAINDMAGGAGSKDFGSLENLALAFGVLLFIVIMYRFFDGFIRSISILLGLLFGTIMAALMGKVSLQAVWEADWFHGIQPFYFGTPTFAFTPMITMILVACVGIVEATGVYFALSDICNKKIGEKDLTKGYRAEGLAMILGGIFNAFPYTTYSQNVGLVQLTGVRNRIIIYVCGGMLIVLGFIPKIAAITTIIPKPVLGGAMLAMFGMVMAYGIKMLSNVDFGKQENLLIVACSVGIGLGVTVVPTLFSQFPESIRILTDNGIVLGSASAVILNIVFHMIPERRAKTKEEQVSMKSAVTEM
- a CDS encoding ATP-dependent DNA helicase; protein product: MFTKKRLPFEVGKQDNFYDKLNEWIGDVFYDILPEKGFEERDEQIFMAFQLERAFQEKKVMFAEAGVGTGKTIVYLLYAICYARYTGKPAIIACADETLIEQLVKEEGDIAKLSEALGLSVDVRLAKSMDNYLCLRKLEDVMSGRAPEVIEDLYYELPQFVFDHGTMQNFTPYGDRKEFPLLNDEEWSKVSWDYFQDCFTCESRHRCGQTLSREHYRKAADLIICSQDFYMDHIWTYDARKREGQMPLLPESSCVVFDEGHLVEYAAQKALTYRLKQTMMEQLLTRLLQNDIREEFAHLIEETIWQTERFFDVLQENKQEIPGSDRLEITVTEKVTTEAKRLYAKIAEVGDALVFESEMYTVNTYDLNIVDEHLDVLEHSLRLFMHEKNAITWGEEGDGTFTLVIMPRAVEEVLQEKVFSKKIPYIFSSATLSENGSFAFTANSLGIKDYLSFSVASPFDYEEQMKVYLPSYNEENAWERKCQYILENIQKTNGRTLVLFRTTEELAVLKEYVSKEQMSIPFLYEGDQEISQLVSRFQNEEETVLCAVHLWEGLDIPGSSLSHVIIWSLPFPPNDPVFEAKRKHVNDSFWNVDVPYMILRLRQGIGRLIRTSEDKGAISLFLSENENEKVVEAVKKVLPVEGIMI
- a CDS encoding DUF418 domain-containing protein encodes the protein MEQNLSQGERIHSIDIIRGIAVLGIFLVNWPVIAGVDSRDITGSYEGIDSYIRLFYDMFIQTKFYTIFSFLFGLGFFIFMQRAEAKTDHPKTLFVRRLLILLLFGFLHYVLLWDGDILHSYAIAGFFLLLFYKRQPHTILVCSLILLGLFQLFMLLASIMIAFIPIEELASSLPIMPLENWSIQVQDRFHAFYSESIGLNISMLPETVGLFLLGLYAGKKDIFRQAKELDSKLKKWQIIMFILTLPMWFFMIRYFVTKQPYEPIYMSGFTMFSGKTLFIFYILTLMRLLQKEQWQKLLQPFQYVGRMALTSYISHTAITLIVFGLFFKNDLPVPLWIGPLFCISFYALQIFISRWWLSHYQYGPLEYIWRLGTYGKMMPLKNKSKVSS
- a CDS encoding carboxypeptidase M32, encoding MKIATHELEKEFLAYVKKINNYGEALNLIFWDLRTGAPKQGVDQRSEVIGMLSSEVFSLSTSDEMERYLTVLEQRIAENTISETTKKIVEECRKKYDQNKKIPQAEYEEFVKLQAKSESVWGEAREKSDFEMFRPYLEKIVAYKKKFITYWGYDTYKYNTLLDMYEPGVTVEILDHVFGQLRERIVPLVKDISASHKTLKTDVLFKHFPKEQQKNFTLEVLKQLNYNFEAGRLDETIHPFEITLNRGDVRITTRYDENDFRTAVFGTIHECGHAVYEQNISEDLEGTPLCSGTSMGIHESQSLFFENFIGRHKSFWKNNYELLKQFSEGQFENVSVDEFYDAINESKPSFIRIEADELTYPLHIMVRYELEKELFDGTLEVKDLPKAWNDKMESYLGIRPETDVQGVLQDIHWADGSFGYFPSYALGYMYAAQFKHKMLEDIPNFDALLEEGNITPIREWLTKNIHQYGKMKKPLQILEDVTGEGLNANYLADYLETKYKEIYELKK
- a CDS encoding DUF3921 family protein; protein product: MDGFQLSMIQKAIHRTYDELGKELDFQSVAADEIQKAQEEYLSALSYETLIDKRYLKSLIE
- a CDS encoding xanthine phosphoribosyltransferase, with amino-acid sequence MKVLQEKILSEGKVLSGDVLKVDAFLNHQIDPVLMQEIGKEFAKRFQEEKITKIVTIESSGIAPAVMAALELGVKVIFARKRKSLTLQENMYVANVYSFTKQETNEISLSKKHIHEDDRVLIIDDFLANGQAALGLMSLVEQAGASVSGIGIVIEKAFQDGGKKLRERGVRVESLAEIASLEDGTVTFVQHETAEVR